Proteins encoded in a region of the Vicia villosa cultivar HV-30 ecotype Madison, WI linkage group LG5, Vvil1.0, whole genome shotgun sequence genome:
- the LOC131601183 gene encoding probable inactive nicotinamidase At3g16190, with amino-acid sequence MTENWNHTALLVIDMQKDFIDDESPVRTKGGKDIVPNVIKAVEVARQRGILIVWVVREHDPLGRDVELFRRHQYTAGKVGPSSIGSKGAELVDGLVVREGDYKLVKTRFSAFFSTHLHSVLQGAGINTLVVTGVQTPNCIRQTVFDAVALDYQHVTVLVDATAAATPDIHLANVFDMKNIGVATPTLQEWSESKA; translated from the exons ATGACTGAGAATTGGAATCACACAGCTCTTCTAGTAATTGACATGCAG AAAGATTTTATAGATGATGAGAGTCCTGTAAGAACAAAAGGAGGGAAAGACATTGTTCCAAACGTGATTAAGGCTGTGGAAGTTGCTAGACAGCGTGGAATTCTCATTGTTTGG GTAGTACGGGAACACGATCCCTTGGGAAGAGATGTTGAACTCTTTCGCCGTCATCAATATACAGCAGGTAAAGTTGGTCCTTCCTCTATAGGAAGCAAAGGTGCAGAGTTAGTTGATGGACTGGTTGTTAGAGAAGGAGATTATAAACTTGTCAAGACAAGGTTTAGTGCGTTCTTTTCTACACACCTTCATTCAGTCCTTCAAGGAGCAGGTATAAATACATTGGTAGTCACTG GTGTTCAAACTCCAAACTGTATAAGGCAAACTGTGTTTGATGCTGTAGCATTGGACTATCAACATGTGACTGTTCTTGTTGACGCTACTGCAGCAGCCACACCTGATATTCATCTTG CCAATGTGTTTGACATGAAAAATATTGGAGTTGCAACACCAACATTGCAAGAATGGAGTGAATCCAAAGCTTGA
- the LOC131601182 gene encoding probable inactive nicotinamidase At3g16190, producing the protein MAENWNQTALLVIDMQKDFIEDGSPMLVKGGKDIVPNVIKAVEVARKHGILIVWVVREHDPLGRDVELFRRHLYTAEKVGPTARGSEGSELVDGLVIREEDFKLVKTRFSAFFSTHLHSVLQREGINSLVITGVQTPNCIRQTVFDAVALDYQHVTVLFDATAAATPEIHLANVFDMKNIGVATPTLQEWSESKA; encoded by the exons ATGGCAGAGAATTGGAACCAAACAGCTCTTCTTGTAATCGATATGCAG AAAGATTTTATAGAAGATGGAAGTCCTATGCTGGTTAAAGGAGGGAAAGATATTGTCCCAAATGTGATTAAGGCTGTTGAAGTTGCAAGAAAACATGGAATTCTCATTGTTTGG GTAGTACGTGAACATGATCCCTTGGGAAGAGATGTTGAACTCTTTCGCCGACATCTATATACAGCAGAAAAAGTTGGTCCGACCGCTCGAGGAAGTGAAGGTTCAGAATTAGTCGACGGGCTCGTCATTAGAGAAGAGGATTTTAAACTTGTGAAGACAAGGTTTAGTGCATTCTTTTCTACACATCTTCATTCAGTCCTTCAACGAGAAGGAATCAATAGCCTGGTGATCACCG GTGTTCAAACTCCAAACTGTATTCGGCAAACTGTTTTTGATGCTGTCGCGTTGGACTATCAACATGTGACTGTTCTTTTTGACGCCACAGCAGCAGCCACACCCGAAATTCATCTTG CCAATGTGTTTGACATGAAAAACATTGGAGTTGCAACACCAACATTACAAGAATGGAGTGAATCCAAAGCTTGA